The sequence GAATTGGTGGAAGGAATCAAGTCGGAACGACGTCACAGCGGTACCGTTCTCACTAGTTTCTTCGACGGagttctctgtgctgtctgtaCTCTTTTAACATTTGACGTTAGCCCGTTTTGGTTTTTGTTCTCCATGTTTGTGTGTTCACCATTCTTCGTCCGTTCTTCAGGTTTCCtctgtgacatacagtgcaaGTGATCCAATGTCCAGAATGATTGTTTAAACTGATCCTTCCCGGTGCAAGAAGCACTGCGTTGCTGTTACTGCAAAAGGTCGTATGTCAAAAActggcatttttttaatttttggctgtTTGTGTATTTCGGAAGGCAACCTATGTAGTGGGGAAAAAGTTGTTTGTCAATAACTGCAAAGTAAGAAGCATAATTCTAAGAATACTACCAAAATTTCATAGCATAATATGATAACCCTGAtgaatgaaacagtttttttttgatcTCCTGGAAAGTGAGACATATTGACACACGACCTTTCGCAGTAACAGCGACGCACCGGGAGAAGGTGGCGAGAGCTCGTGGGAACCTCCCGGCACAGGGACGCGTCTGTTCCCGCAGAGCATCCTCAAGTACATGGGCGAGGCGAAGCTGCAGGCGTTCATCAACTACTGCCTGCGCTACATGTCGGAGCTCGCGCTGCCGTGCAAGCGGGGCAACTTCGTGGAGTTCCGCACGGGCCTGATCAACGTGTGCCCCGTGGGGCGCAGCTGCACCCTGGAGGAGCGCGAGGCGTTCCACCGCTTCGACCTGGAGCACGGCGTGCGCGACAAGTTCGTCGCCGCGCTCCGGCAGGAGTTCCCCGACGCGGGCCTCGTGTTCGCCATAGGTGGGGGTCGCTGCGTCCCGCGCCGTCTTCCGCCTGGGCCACTTTCCCCGTCGCCTTCTCTTTTCCTCTTCGTTCCCCAACCCACACAACTCTCGgatcagtagcgtagccaggatttgtgtatgggggagggggggggggggggtgttaagaagcatgccccccctccccacccccgtattaaagcggggggtccgggggtcctcccccgggaaaatttgggtttTAAGGtgtaaatagtgctattttagcagttttcggttcttaaatttaaatattgtaatggtaaaaattttattaattttgatatgaaatttgtttgagtgatgaataagaaattaattaaagatttggggctaaaggggggggggggtttgaacccctaaaaccccccctggctacgcccctgtcttGGATGAAACTTGTGAAATAGTTTTCATTCCgaattaaaaataagttagtACATATAGTGTGGCTTGCACTGGTTTAAACAGACAGGACAAACATTTGTTGTATTTGCTCGTATTGCGGCAACAAATATGCGTCTCTAATCATCAGCATTTGGCCCATTGTGTGCCACTTTTAtggcttctttaaaaaaaaaaatatttctacttACGAGCAAACTCATCAGCATTGATAATAAGTGTTGGATGTCGTcaacattgtaaaatatttaatctaAATAGGGTCTTCTTATAATTGAATAAATTTggtgaatctaaaaaaaaaaaaaaaaaaaaaataaaaactgttattTGTAAGAGGCATATCATTCTTCAAATTTTAAAACTCAATAAATAGGTGCTCCTGATAATCAAAGAAGAAGGGCAAATGTGAAGGCGCCATTGGCTGCAAGATGCAttgcagttttttaaaaaaaattaaaaaaaaaactctaatagcATTATACAGGATTGTCTTACAATCAAATAAATTTGGCGAACGTAAAGACATCAGTGCTAAAAAAATGCACACTTGTTTTCACATCTccgaaaatttaataaatagatGTCCTAAGATTGGTTAAATTCAAATAATGTAAGATGCAAATTTTGCAAGCTACACTCCATTTGCTATAAATACATTTATcttatacagtacactcccgattatccgcgaaatttagtggcagggccaccgcggacaGTGAAAaacgcggataatccgcaaaagagccgaaaatgggaaacaaaagaggaagcattaatttcaacttaaaaaatctaaaactttatgtcagtaaaagttacaattaacagtaaaaatttttaaatgatgttaaaattttagtattttactgaattattaacatacaatacatttcatttACGTAAAcgtaaaagtgctcaaccatacgactacgACTAGAAACAAAAATAGCagcgcatgccagcctactgcgtgagttccgagaaggcctgtgggcGTTTTACCGTACAATGCACACAATACACTTGTCAGTGGAGTTcgaatttgctcacttgtaatagaatacagatttacatattgtgtgctgtgttttttttttcgtagcatgcgcggataatagggagtttactgtaatcAAAATAAATTAGGTAAATGTAAAAGGGCCCTCACACAcgcaaaaattttactcaatattttgaaggtgtcgtgtttgtaaaaaaaatattgagagtGCGAGGAAATATATTGCGCAAAAAAAGGGGTGTTGAATATTTTGTGGAGTGTTGAAAAGTTTTCTGAAAGTTTAGAAAGGTTTTGCGGACCCGTCAGTATTTCATAGCACGAGTGTGCCGTGTGAGGGGGCTGACAAaatattgcgttttttttttgtgtcgtgtGAGGGGTCCAGACCATTCAGTATTGTTGTACAAAAATGAGCTCAACAATTTTGCGCAAAATATTGAACAAAATTTTTGCCAGTGTGAGGGCCCCTCAAGGTGAGAGCCGTAGTAACGGGGCGGACCGGCGTGTGCCGGGGGGGTTGTCGCAGGCGGGCAGATCAGCATAGACGCCTACCCCGAGGGCTGGGACAAGACGTACTGCCTGCGGCACCTGGAGGCGGAGTGCTTCGAGCAGATCCACTTCTTCGGCGACCGCACGGAGGCGGACGGCAACGACCACGCCATCTACGTGGACCCCAGGACGATCGGGCACAAGGTGTCCAGCTTCGAGGACACCCGCCGGCAGGTGGAGGAGCTGCTGCGACTGTGAGCCCCTGCCGGCGTTCCTTTGACCTCCGACCTCCGCACTTCCACACTGAACAACACTCCAGCTTCGTGACTGGTCGAGTTTCTCACGGGTACATATGCCTGCTGAcagcgcaccaatcacaataGGTAgtccagtgcgggagcaaacgcatCTTGAATGTCCTGGCTGGAGACAAGactttgtggttttatttctaggtcgatttcattttcaaaacagaagatatctgtgctgttaattttattcataaaaaaaaataattaaattatttcaacaaatatgaaacttaaaatatgtccctaaacacatttcaaaaaaaaatacgtagtCTCATTTGACAAGACACATGATGCACTTGTACAGTAAAATAATTAGTAATGAGcatgtctagaacagaactactaataaaaattaaaagttatcgCAATTCACTATATAATCTTGTCCCATGTCATGTCGCACCAGGGGAGTTCATTTCCGCAGTTCACATTACGTTCTCTTGAAGTTTGTCGCGAAGGGATAAGCCACTCGGTGAAAAATTTAAAGAGAAAAAATGGGTTTGATACGCTCAGGCTGGTACTGGTGTTCCAACCTATTTTTTGTCGTTAAGTTGGTCGCCTGAaagcctacttttttttttttttttgtaaacttggcCAAGAGTTAAAAGCACTAAGCCATCAAAATACACAGCATTTTGTCTGCCGTAGAATATGTTGACTTGGCACAGGAAATGCgcacgtaagtttttttttttttaccaacagaaAATAATTGTTTAGAAGAAGAAAGTAAACACACGCAGAATTTCGCAGAAGGAACCAAGATGGTAGGACTGAAACTTGAAACAGCTGGAAGAGTGATAAGTGATAACATTGACAACTCGACGAACACATGTGTGAACACAGTACATGTTTTGGATTTTCTTTATTCGTCTTCCCTTTCTACGAGACACAAACGCTTTGCAAAGGTACAAGTCTACAATTCTTCATGCTGTTTATTTTAAGTCAACTTAATGTGTGAATCATTTTAAGAAGTTAGTGACACCTCTAGGAGAACATGTTTGataactgttgttttttttttttccttttacagTATCAATTTtgcattgtattttatttttgtcttggAAGGTTGTGTGAttactttgtttgttttttttcttaagaTCGCAGCTGGTTTTTTATTCATTGGTTTAGGAACTACATGAAGTACGAATCATATATTGGCTGGAGAAAAGTATAAATGTACGCTCCCATTACTTAGTAAACCACTCAACTATATAAAATGAACATATTTGACATGACTTTGAAATGCAGGACACTGGTGCTCGAAACGAAAATTGAAACCTTTGGAAGTGTTACACTTTGTAATGTGTGTAACACAATCTCTAGACTGAAGTCAAAGCATAGTAAACAAAAACGGATGTACCATCGTAGAATGTCCTTGGGCATTGTTGAGTGCTTAAAGAAAACCAACTTTTAAAGATGTGCTATTGATGTGTCTTATCTTTATTGGATACAACTGCTGTTTATGCCAACATTTTGTTTTGGTGGCAAGGAATGGgttttaaatacatataattatttttagttaattttaaggTGTGGATATTGTTttcgaatatttttattttattttttcaattgttatagAGACACTACAGTGGCGGATGCAAGGGGTGATATATACCCCCCCACTCCTCCTAAAGTTGggaaataatttgcaaaatatcagtgaagataTTATGTTGCAACTACAACTGTGTGAAAAGCTGTGTTACCTCCTACAACTACTACTCTAGGCCCATATGTCAGTGCGTTAGTGGCAAtagtaatgacatttttttgaatacacgtgctaaaatttaatttactttttccTTCAAAGTCTCTcccaaccccaaaaaaaaaaattcctgtatccaCCACTGCTTGTCTATGTCTGTCTGTTTGGTTTGGTATGCACTAGCGGTGGGCCAAATACCGATTTTCCTtaattcgaatcccaaagagtatgTGTACCTCGAATATATCCCTCAAATCCGAATCTAAAGCTCAAGGGTCGAAAATAAAACAATGCACAAGATATAAAACTGTTAACTATGTTGTTGAAAACATTCaacagaatcaatacatattgtaattttatttatataattaaatgttaaattgcaATATCATGGGGAATAGTATAACAGGAATAGTAcgaaaggggggaaaaaacccTAGCATACTTCAGAGATTATTATAGTGTTGAAGTTTTTAATGTACATTATTTACTCtagtatttttatttgaatattttatctTGGATATTGAATCCTtacgaatactaaggatttgatggtatttgaggatttgattggtccATCCCTAGTATATACATTTACGAGTCAGTTCTTTCAACTTGCAACAGAATGAAATATCTGATTTTACAAGATACTGAATTTTATTATTGATACGGGATATGGCAGATGTCGAAGTTTTGATGAAGCATTGAGTAATTTACTTCTGACTTGTATTTCCATGGACTACATTGCAAGGATGCTTTGTTCGAATGCTAAAACACGATATGATAAACTTAACTTTGTGTAACTTATAATGGaaatgaaaattgttttattgtgttcaaatgtgttttaaaaaattatacaaaccaTGAATCCGCCTGAGCATTAAAATATTCAAATGCTATGCAATGtgtttttctgttttatttcaaaAGTCAAAGCTATTTTCTCTTTCTTTAACAATTTTTCGTACAACTTTTTACGACacttgtaatttattaaaaagaaGCTTCGGTTCGTAGTACCACGAAACCATCTTCAGTTAACTTAAATTTGGATGATAGTAAACTGTGGCACAGAGAAACatcacacacaaaaacaaaattgtaatatttcttcactattctttaattaaatatatttaaactcatATTCTTCagcaaataaattaatacaaaaataaaagcGGTATGTACAAACATTAGCGTTCCTGAGTGACGTCAACAACCTAGCTGTACAGCTTGCGTAGAATCTGCACTCGGCAGTCGCTAGCCGAGAGGACGGCTTTCATCAGCAGTCCCTAGCCAAGATGAATGCTTACACTAGCAGTCCCTAGCCAAGATGAATGCTTACACTAGCAGTCGGCATGGGAGGATGTCTTTCAGAATGAATGACTGGATGAATCAGGGCTTGACCTTCCTGTCAATTCATCACGACAGTTCTATTGGATTTCACGTTCTGTCTCGAACAACTGTTGCTAGATACTAATCAAACACTATTTAACAGTGGTAAAATGCCACACACTTTCATGACTTTATTCTCTTCAGAAATGACATATAATAAAcatgttttaagaaaaaaaattcaagagttatcaaaataaatttacaggaaaaattccTTAATAGAAAtggcaagaaaataaaataactaactcGGTGTTTGAGCTGTGGCTTAAGTTGAGGataaaaaattgactttttttctcccaaaaatataattcaatatcTTATTATGTACATAACTTTTGTTACATACCCAACacaaaaccttataaatatttgaatacaaaaataattcacTTCCATGGTGACTAATCAAACACATACaccaatagttttatatatatatatatatatatatatatataacactagTGTCCCAACACACTAAAAGTTTATAAAAGGAAACCACAGTGTGGCCACTCTATCAACAGAACCAAATG comes from Bacillus rossius redtenbacheri isolate Brsri chromosome 18, Brsri_v3, whole genome shotgun sequence and encodes:
- the LOC134541456 gene encoding phosphomannomutase produces the protein MASVSKKTLLLFDVDGTLTLSQRPIEPHMKEFLLQKVKPKVTVGLVGGSDLKKIALQMGGEQVVTDFDYVFAENGLIAYKNGVDLGSQSILKYMGEAKLQAFINYCLRYMSELALPCKRGNFVEFRTGLINVCPVGRSCTLEEREAFHRFDLEHGVRDKFVAALRQEFPDAGLVFAIGGQISIDAYPEGWDKTYCLRHLEAECFEQIHFFGDRTEADGNDHAIYVDPRTIGHKVSSFEDTRRQVEELLRL